In Xanthomonas theicola, a single genomic region encodes these proteins:
- a CDS encoding TonB-dependent receptor plug domain-containing protein, which produces MVLALSFGQAFAQNATSETEQLTEATGAKAHTLDKVTVTGSRIKRTEVEGPLPVTIISAGQIEREGFNTVFDALNTLTQASGSTQNELFQGGFTPNASVINLRGLGPGRTLLLINGRRAADYPLPYNAQSNFANFGNIPAAAVDRIEILAGGASAIYGSDAVAGVINVILKTNYEGDLVKLRGSTLTRGGGDTGDFQWIGGKTGDRWSLTYAFEYTAGEPLFAYQRDFMDSSLDNPLPPAFVGIQPAGTMRVRRRTGSSANSYFAPPAGACEQLGEEWVRWNYRTASSTGAITNLGQACGTFKDPGYQTIRNQNNDLSGYAYGTFDFEGGTQGWASLQAWSSEAKYTSGTQFWNGRSGGALWFDPGFNALVDALRIFTPQEAGGVERLMARNKEKSYDFAAGLRGKWADRFDWDLTLSRAEYEVKVKYPRLTASAINDYFLGPQLGTRVVGGVSYPVYRLNQQRYYTALTPEQFSALSTSVDTDANSHVNQGSFVVSGDLFELPAGALGFAAILEASQQEYKLNADPRILPDYTGADRPYNFTGTGGGGKRDRYALGLEMSIPILSTLKAHLAGRLDKYDDITAVDDAKTWNAGLEWRPLDNLLLRGSYSTSFRAPDLHYVFADRSGSFSGIFDTRRCLESGRSAAQCPASDSTVNYSAFGVRQGTTALSEETGKSWTAGVVWDVMEGLSLTADYYDIRLENVVADISSSYILDGEAGCTTGLTRNRNPFTLGAPGSAFCNDMLSRVSRLSAPGTPNDGQITEIRRGPINRAFLGTKGIDASLDYRLDTDRLGNFRFQVGYSHTLEQMSSEFKGDPILDYRDNLTNFDFRSRIRTTATWEKNDWQAALFMLRYGSLPNWQETGRIAPYLVWNANVGKKLTDKLMVNFYVNNVFDKTHPKDSGYNTYPYFWRAYSPYGREVAAEFQYRFR; this is translated from the coding sequence ATGGTTCTTGCCCTGTCCTTCGGACAGGCGTTCGCGCAAAACGCGACGAGCGAAACGGAACAACTGACCGAGGCGACCGGCGCAAAGGCGCACACCCTGGACAAGGTCACGGTCACCGGTTCGCGCATCAAGCGCACCGAGGTCGAGGGTCCCTTGCCGGTCACCATCATTTCCGCCGGGCAGATCGAGCGCGAAGGCTTCAACACCGTCTTCGACGCGCTGAACACCTTGACCCAGGCCTCCGGCTCGACCCAGAACGAGCTGTTCCAGGGCGGCTTCACGCCCAACGCCAGCGTCATCAACCTGCGCGGCCTGGGTCCCGGGCGGACCCTGCTGCTGATCAACGGCCGCCGCGCCGCCGACTACCCGCTGCCGTACAACGCCCAGAGCAATTTCGCCAACTTCGGCAACATTCCCGCCGCGGCGGTGGATCGGATCGAGATCCTGGCCGGCGGCGCATCGGCCATCTACGGCTCCGATGCGGTGGCCGGCGTGATCAACGTGATCCTCAAAACCAACTACGAGGGCGACCTGGTCAAGCTGCGCGGCAGCACGCTGACCCGCGGCGGCGGCGACACCGGCGACTTCCAGTGGATCGGCGGCAAGACCGGCGACCGCTGGAGCCTGACCTACGCCTTTGAATACACCGCCGGCGAGCCGCTGTTCGCCTACCAGCGCGACTTCATGGATTCCTCGCTGGACAACCCGCTGCCGCCGGCGTTCGTCGGCATCCAGCCGGCCGGCACCATGCGGGTACGGCGCCGCACCGGTTCCAGCGCCAATTCCTACTTCGCGCCTCCCGCCGGCGCCTGCGAGCAGCTGGGCGAGGAGTGGGTGCGCTGGAACTATCGCACCGCCAGCAGCACCGGCGCCATCACCAATCTCGGCCAGGCCTGCGGCACCTTCAAGGACCCGGGCTACCAGACCATCCGCAACCAGAACAACGACCTGTCCGGTTACGCCTACGGCACCTTCGACTTCGAAGGCGGCACCCAGGGCTGGGCCAGCCTGCAGGCCTGGTCCTCCGAAGCCAAGTACACCTCCGGCACCCAGTTCTGGAACGGCCGCAGCGGCGGCGCGCTATGGTTCGACCCCGGCTTCAACGCACTGGTCGACGCGCTGCGTATCTTCACCCCGCAGGAAGCCGGCGGCGTCGAGCGCCTGATGGCCAGGAACAAGGAGAAGTCCTACGACTTCGCCGCCGGCCTGCGCGGCAAATGGGCCGACCGCTTCGATTGGGACCTGACCCTGTCGCGCGCCGAGTACGAAGTGAAGGTCAAGTACCCGCGGCTGACGGCCTCGGCGATCAACGACTACTTCCTCGGACCGCAGCTGGGCACCCGCGTGGTCGGCGGCGTCAGCTATCCGGTGTACCGCCTGAACCAGCAGCGCTACTACACCGCGCTGACCCCCGAGCAGTTCTCGGCGCTGAGCACCTCGGTCGACACCGACGCCAACTCGCACGTCAACCAGGGCAGTTTCGTCGTCTCCGGCGACCTGTTCGAGTTGCCGGCCGGCGCGCTGGGCTTCGCCGCGATCCTGGAAGCCTCGCAACAGGAGTACAAGCTCAACGCCGATCCGCGCATCCTGCCCGACTACACCGGCGCCGATCGCCCGTACAACTTCACCGGCACCGGCGGCGGCGGCAAACGCGACCGCTATGCGCTGGGCCTGGAAATGTCGATCCCGATCCTGAGCACGCTCAAGGCGCACCTGGCCGGCCGGCTGGACAAATACGACGACATCACCGCCGTGGACGACGCCAAGACGTGGAACGCCGGGCTGGAATGGCGGCCGCTGGACAACCTGCTGTTGCGTGGCTCCTACTCCACCAGCTTCCGCGCGCCGGACCTGCACTACGTGTTCGCCGATCGCAGCGGTTCGTTCAGCGGCATCTTCGACACCCGTCGCTGCCTGGAAAGCGGCCGCAGCGCCGCGCAGTGTCCGGCCTCGGACAGCACGGTCAACTACAGCGCGTTCGGCGTGCGCCAGGGCACCACCGCGCTGAGCGAGGAGACCGGCAAGTCGTGGACCGCCGGCGTGGTCTGGGACGTGATGGAGGGCCTGTCGCTCACCGCCGACTACTACGACATCCGCCTGGAGAACGTGGTCGCCGACATCAGTTCCAGCTACATCCTCGACGGCGAAGCCGGCTGCACAACCGGGCTGACCCGCAACCGCAATCCGTTCACGCTGGGCGCGCCGGGTTCGGCGTTCTGCAACGACATGCTGTCGCGGGTGAGCCGCCTGAGCGCGCCGGGCACGCCGAACGATGGCCAGATCACCGAGATCCGCCGCGGCCCGATCAACCGCGCGTTCCTCGGTACCAAGGGCATCGACGCGTCGTTGGACTACCGCCTGGACACCGATCGCCTGGGCAACTTCCGCTTCCAGGTCGGCTACTCGCACACGCTGGAGCAGATGTCGAGCGAGTTCAAGGGCGATCCGATTCTCGACTACCGCGACAACCTGACCAACTTCGACTTCCGCAGCCGCATCCGCACCACCGCGACCTGGGAGAAGAACGACTGGCAGGCGGCGCTGTTCATGCTCCGCTACGGCAGCCTGCCGAACTGGCAGGAAACCGGCCGCATCGCACCGTACTTGGTGTGGAACGCGAACGTGGGCAAGAAGCTGACCGACAAGCTGATGGTCAACTTCTACGTCAACAACGTGTTCGACAAGACCCATCCGAAGGACAGCGGCTACAACACCTACCCGTACTTCTGGCGCGCCTACAGCCCGTACGGCCGCGAAGTGGCGGCGGAGTTCCAGTACCGCTTCCGCTGA